Proteins from one Falco cherrug isolate bFalChe1 chromosome 7, bFalChe1.pri, whole genome shotgun sequence genomic window:
- the LYSMD2 gene encoding lysM and putative peptidoglycan-binding domain-containing protein 2 isoform X2 codes for MAESLREEPPGGPESEAELSQRLARTKARSYGSTASVAAPLAERYVEHRLSAGDTLQGIALKYGVTRGGG; via the coding sequence ATGGCCGAGTCCCTGCGGGAGGAGCCGCCGGGCGGGCCGGAGTCGGAGGCCGAGCTGTCGCAGCGGCTGGCCCGCACCAAGGCCCGCTCGTACGGCAGCACGGCCAGCGTGGCGGCGCCGCTGGCCGAGCGCTACGTGGAGCACCGGCTCAGCGCCGGGGACACGCTGCAGGGCATCGCCCTCAAGTACGG